The following are encoded in a window of Spiroplasma tabanidicola genomic DNA:
- the dcm gene encoding DNA (cytosine-5-)-methyltransferase has product MKKITVVELFAGVGGFRLGLERANKNAFDFVFVNQWEPNEKMQHAFNCYVNNFGNENAINENIVDAKNKIPNNPDLIVGGFPCQDYSVAATNAKGIEGKKGVLWWEISWIIENKNPRFLLLENVDRLLKSPSSLRGRDFAIMLIRLHKLGYNAEWQVINAADYGMVQRRRRIFIFIWKQSESKYKKSIFEKHFKSTPKIEPVEFDLIDEYPNEIDASNNYKKGKFLNKGTFINGIVRMYDYNPVFNGKKKILNDVLLENFDKKYFLSNEQIEKMKYLKGKKSIERIRPNGEKYFYTEGSMSFYDDINKQARTIITSETSMNRSTHIIKVKNKYRFITPIEAERINGFPDNWTETIASEKKRYFCMGNALVIEIIERLAKSIIDLF; this is encoded by the coding sequence ATGAAAAAAATTACTGTTGTTGAATTATTTGCTGGAGTTGGTGGTTTTAGATTAGGTTTAGAAAGAGCTAATAAAAATGCATTTGATTTTGTGTTTGTAAATCAATGAGAACCTAATGAAAAAATGCAACATGCTTTTAATTGTTATGTTAATAATTTTGGTAATGAAAATGCAATAAATGAAAACATAGTTGATGCTAAAAACAAAATACCTAATAATCCTGATTTGATAGTAGGGGGTTTTCCTTGCCAAGATTATTCAGTTGCAGCTACAAATGCTAAAGGAATAGAAGGTAAAAAAGGTGTATTGTGATGAGAAATAAGTTGAATAATAGAAAATAAAAATCCTAGATTTTTATTATTAGAGAATGTGGATAGATTATTAAAGTCTCCATCATCTCTTAGAGGTAGAGACTTTGCTATTATGTTAATAAGACTTCATAAATTAGGTTATAACGCTGAATGACAAGTTATTAACGCTGCAGACTATGGGATGGTTCAAAGACGTAGAAGAATTTTTATTTTTATTTGAAAACAAAGTGAATCTAAATATAAAAAGTCAATATTTGAAAAGCATTTTAAAAGTACACCTAAAATTGAACCTGTTGAGTTTGATTTAATAGATGAATATCCAAATGAAATTGATGCTTCAAATAATTATAAAAAAGGAAAGTTTTTAAATAAAGGTACTTTTATAAATGGTATTGTTAGGATGTACGATTATAATCCTGTTTTTAATGGTAAAAAAAAGATATTAAATGATGTTTTATTAGAAAATTTTGATAAAAAATATTTTTTATCAAATGAACAAATTGAAAAAATGAAATATCTAAAAGGAAAAAAATCAATCGAAAGAATAAGACCTAATGGAGAAAAGTATTTTTATACTGAGGGATCTATGAGTTTTTATGATGATATAAATAAGCAAGCAAGAACTATTATAACTAGCGAAACATCTATGAATAGATCTACGCATATTATAAAAGTAAAAAATAAATATAGATTTATTACACCAATTGAAGCTGAAAGAATTAATGGATTTCCCGACAATTGAACAGAAACAATAGCATCTGAAAAGAAAAGATATTTTTGTATGGGTAATGCATTAGTTATTGAAATAATAGAAAGATTAGCAAAAAGTATTATTGATTTATTTTAA
- a CDS encoding DUF262 domain-containing protein — protein sequence MSMIEREEIILQPDFQRKYVWNETNASKFIESLLLNIPIPNIFVYENNLENWEVIDGQQRLTTIYKFFNNEFNLKNLNAISELNGKTYEDFSDVIKRKFNNVILQFTILGKETSEFLKFDIFSRLNKGSTMLNAQELRNCLYKGAFKDLLKELSTYLQINYRSLLSENMRNRMLDEELILRFFYIDDLYNKNNNFNNYKNISIGMNEFMNEANKLSYDKIDELKSIFIDSIKKVAELFKEKVFKVYEKNINSNQKNWGSKINRGVFEIEMSVLRKYDSLKLLKKEKVIIEKLADIMLNDNDFSNSLKIHTNNKNSLIKRFETFEKLIKGIMESD from the coding sequence ATATCTATGATTGAAAGAGAAGAAATTATATTACAACCTGATTTTCAAAGAAAGTATGTATGAAATGAAACTAATGCTTCAAAATTTATTGAGTCTTTATTATTGAATATACCTATACCTAATATTTTTGTTTATGAAAATAATTTGGAAAATTGAGAAGTTATAGACGGTCAACAGAGATTAACAACGATTTATAAGTTTTTTAACAATGAATTTAATCTAAAAAACTTAAACGCTATAAGTGAACTAAATGGCAAAACTTATGAAGATTTTTCTGATGTAATAAAAAGAAAATTTAATAATGTAATTTTGCAATTTACAATATTGGGAAAAGAAACTTCAGAGTTTTTAAAATTTGATATATTTTCAAGATTAAATAAAGGTTCTACAATGTTGAATGCACAAGAATTAAGAAATTGTTTATATAAAGGTGCTTTTAAAGATCTTTTGAAAGAGCTATCAACATATTTGCAAATAAACTATAGATCACTTTTAAGTGAGAATATGAGAAATAGAATGTTGGATGAAGAATTAATATTAAGGTTCTTTTATATTGATGATTTATATAATAAAAACAATAATTTTAATAATTATAAAAATATTTCAATTGGTATGAATGAATTTATGAATGAGGCAAATAAACTTAGTTATGATAAAATAGATGAATTAAAAAGTATTTTCATAGATTCAATAAAAAAAGTAGCAGAATTGTTTAAAGAAAAAGTATTCAAAGTATACGAAAAAAATATTAATTCAAATCAAAAAAACTGAGGATCAAAAATTAATAGAGGTGTTTTTGAAATAGAAATGTCAGTTTTAAGAAAATATGATAGTTTAAAACTTTTAAAAAAAGAAAAAGTTATTATTGAAAAACTTGCAGATATTATGTTAAATGACAATGATTTTAGCAATTCTCTAAAAATACATACAAATAATAAAAATAGTTTAATAAAAAGATTTGAAACTTTTGAAAAACTTATTAAAGGAATAATGGAAAGTGATTAA
- the dcm gene encoding DNA (cytosine-5-)-methyltransferase, whose protein sequence is MKKIKVFETFAGIGAQRKALDILKQNNILDYEIVATSEWDIWANISYNSIHHNNKNIAKNLSDEEINSFLSNFTHSNDSKKPMNIETLFKKPRLVRELLYSSYKNSNNQGSILSIDEKKLLEKIKKFDLLTYSFPCQDLSAAGSIHGFNKGMKKGSGTRSGLLWEIERILSKLKKHNRLPKYLLLENVKNMISQKHKDDYLDWLKFLKKIGYNTQTYVLNARDYGVPQNRERVYALSVLSPKNNLFLDTYTTTKKIIEKNIPKDITKEYNLNFKMSEVLKIDYKIKKYYDEALNSIPNKTISRKKMFYDNKKLYSENLNTLNKIPKNNKCYNYNEYFEKNGIFLNICRTITTKQDRNPNAGVIDLKKTALENIDKSKANYRLLTTREVFSLMGFFEEDFEKVKNLNLLSKAILYRQAGNSIVVNVLVVIFYMLAKMKEG, encoded by the coding sequence ATGAAAAAAATAAAAGTTTTTGAAACCTTTGCAGGAATAGGAGCTCAAAGAAAAGCTTTAGATATTTTAAAACAAAATAATATATTGGATTACGAAATAGTTGCAACTAGTGAATGAGACATTTGAGCTAACATAAGTTATAATTCTATACATCATAATAATAAGAATATAGCCAAAAATTTATCCGACGAAGAAATTAATAGTTTTTTATCTAACTTTACACATTCTAATGATTCAAAAAAGCCTATGAATATAGAAACTTTGTTTAAAAAACCGAGATTAGTAAGAGAACTATTATATAGCTCATATAAGAATTCTAATAATCAAGGTAGTATATTAAGTATTGATGAAAAAAAATTGTTAGAAAAAATTAAAAAATTCGATCTATTAACTTACTCATTTCCTTGTCAAGATTTATCTGCGGCTGGCAGTATACATGGATTTAATAAAGGCATGAAAAAAGGCTCTGGAACTAGAAGTGGTTTGTTGTGAGAGATTGAAAGAATACTTTCAAAACTAAAAAAACATAATAGATTGCCGAAATATTTACTTTTAGAAAATGTTAAAAATATGATATCTCAAAAGCATAAAGATGATTATTTAGACTGATTAAAATTTTTAAAAAAAATTGGATACAATACACAAACATATGTTCTAAACGCTAGAGATTATGGAGTTCCACAAAATCGCGAAAGAGTTTATGCTCTAAGTGTTTTGAGTCCAAAAAATAATTTATTTTTGGATACATATACAACTACAAAAAAAATTATCGAAAAGAATATACCTAAGGATATAACGAAAGAATACAATTTAAATTTTAAAATGTCTGAGGTATTGAAAATTGATTATAAAATAAAAAAATATTATGATGAAGCATTAAATTCCATTCCTAATAAAACTATAAGTAGAAAAAAAATGTTTTATGATAACAAAAAATTATATAGTGAAAATTTAAATACTTTAAATAAAATACCTAAAAATAATAAATGTTATAATTACAATGAGTATTTTGAAAAAAACGGTATTTTTTTAAATATTTGTAGAACAATTACAACAAAGCAAGATAGAAATCCTAATGCCGGAGTAATTGATTTAAAAAAAACCGCTTTGGAAAATATTGATAAGAGTAAAGCTAATTATAGACTTTTAACAACAAGAGAAGTTTTTTCTTTAATGGGGTTTTTTGAAGAAGATTTTGAAAAAGTGAAAAATCTAAATCTTTTAAGCAAGGCAATTTTATATAGACAAGCTGGAAATTCAATAGTTGTAAATGTTCTTGTGGTAATTTTTTATATGTTAGCAAAAATGAAAGAAGGGTAG
- a CDS encoding GmrSD restriction endonuclease domain-containing protein, which translates to MVSKNFEFIKNYNKFLWVYESISNIEDNIVEAGSYGVLAESSKLLERLFKQITKDENSKRSLYVLRRDFAMLLQEEYQIEIPNNVQASINFIIRDRNSNFHDSNEIDYGESSQTFSTKLNYLMCLRKILHFCLYTLEDKEIKIDSFVDDIYYKKLNKTKYLEDAKEFKYENNQIRLEKISIGELILSDKNNFFIPSYQRDYRWGEEECQELINQLISKFRTQEQIYFGALACRILNSDINEDVEIENINLINEEKNIRLIDGQQRVTTSLILFKAFFDLFKQKKYEDFLNPLFKIPKELQDLFEYKENNEYSDRRIRKKFVNLTANNDSGQNGIYVVLKGFKNQNAFKDELNLYQKAGVISNYEFFYRELNSYDIETLLLIYNYYYNNFILSCIVFDDDNTNEMEIFENLNSKGKELDTFDMIKNYIFNMLDDKIFNLHTSDVTKELNKYFNLDNVTKYKGNKEEQSKRYETFLFNYLNYKNTISPFFKGKIQQNKKSILKVFKELHYRHNIDLNDYKSICNDLGRYFYIYKNIYITSSYIEKNSEYYNFFEELTNITHKDFTILLFYLFDVYSSYSWNSYERRLYFQYEEYLKACLFEIEKWVVMLLQVKGTGQSFKNSVYGKLIKFLKTYENYSTFKTNLPNLIKDWFSAKIAPNKENEKLLISMEHTLPPKQQALDSIEKSELKDDNIIKVFLRRIEKYWLNLNSNGEQWKVYKKPSIEHIMPKEMTDEWKFMANSGKKYDEKAEDIYKTHLNMLGNLLLINSQDNSKLKNYPFKKKKEIYKKLDIPISNIPFNVDSDTLLTINNFTFEIIEQRTIKLANIVIEKIYELT; encoded by the coding sequence ATGGTAAGTAAAAACTTTGAGTTTATAAAAAATTATAATAAATTTTTATGGGTTTATGAATCTATTTCTAACATTGAAGATAATATAGTAGAAGCTGGATCTTATGGTGTTCTAGCAGAGTCATCAAAATTATTAGAAAGATTATTTAAGCAAATTACTAAAGATGAAAATTCAAAAAGATCTTTGTACGTTTTAAGAAGAGACTTTGCAATGTTACTTCAAGAAGAATATCAAATTGAAATACCAAATAATGTTCAAGCATCTATAAATTTTATTATTAGAGATAGAAATAGTAATTTTCATGATAGTAATGAAATTGATTATGGTGAATCCTCACAAACTTTTTCGACTAAATTAAATTACTTAATGTGCTTAAGAAAAATTTTGCATTTTTGTTTATATACATTAGAAGATAAAGAAATAAAAATTGATTCTTTTGTTGATGATATATACTATAAGAAACTTAATAAGACCAAATATTTAGAAGATGCAAAAGAATTTAAATATGAAAATAACCAAATTAGATTAGAAAAAATCTCAATAGGTGAATTAATTTTAAGTGATAAAAATAATTTCTTTATTCCTTCATACCAAAGAGATTATAGGTGAGGGGAAGAAGAATGCCAAGAATTAATAAATCAATTGATTTCTAAATTTAGAACTCAAGAACAAATATATTTTGGTGCTTTAGCTTGTAGAATTCTAAATAGCGATATAAATGAAGATGTTGAAATTGAAAATATTAATTTGATAAACGAAGAAAAAAATATTAGGTTAATAGATGGTCAACAAAGAGTTACTACCTCTTTGATATTATTCAAAGCTTTTTTTGACTTATTTAAACAAAAAAAATATGAAGATTTCTTGAATCCTTTATTTAAAATTCCTAAAGAGTTGCAAGATTTATTTGAATATAAAGAAAATAATGAATATAGTGATCGTAGAATAAGAAAAAAGTTTGTAAATTTAACTGCTAATAACGATAGTGGTCAAAATGGTATTTATGTAGTTTTAAAGGGATTCAAAAATCAAAATGCTTTTAAAGATGAATTAAATTTATATCAAAAAGCCGGTGTTATAAGTAATTATGAATTTTTTTATAGAGAACTGAATTCTTATGATATAGAAACTTTATTATTGATTTACAACTATTACTATAATAATTTCATATTATCTTGCATTGTCTTTGATGATGATAATACTAACGAAATGGAAATATTTGAAAATTTAAATTCAAAAGGTAAAGAACTAGATACATTTGATATGATTAAAAATTATATTTTCAATATGCTTGATGACAAAATATTTAATCTACATACAAGTGATGTTACAAAGGAATTAAATAAATATTTCAATTTAGATAATGTTACAAAATACAAGGGTAATAAAGAAGAACAATCTAAAAGATATGAAACATTTCTTTTTAATTATTTAAATTATAAAAATACTATTAGTCCATTTTTTAAAGGTAAAATTCAACAAAATAAAAAAAGTATTTTGAAAGTTTTTAAAGAGCTCCATTATAGACATAATATTGATTTAAATGATTACAAATCTATTTGCAATGATTTAGGAAGATATTTTTATATTTATAAAAATATATATATAACAAGCTCTTATATTGAAAAAAATAGTGAATATTATAACTTTTTTGAAGAACTGACAAATATAACTCATAAAGATTTCACTATATTATTATTTTATTTATTTGATGTATATAGTTCATATTCATGAAATTCTTATGAAAGAAGATTATATTTTCAATATGAAGAATATTTAAAAGCATGCTTATTTGAAATCGAAAAATGAGTTGTAATGCTTTTACAAGTTAAAGGTACAGGACAATCTTTTAAAAACTCGGTTTATGGAAAACTTATAAAGTTTTTAAAAACATACGAAAATTATAGTACTTTCAAAACAAATTTACCAAACCTTATAAAAGATTGATTTAGTGCAAAAATTGCTCCTAATAAAGAAAATGAAAAATTACTTATATCTATGGAACACACATTACCGCCAAAACAACAAGCTTTAGATTCAATTGAAAAGAGTGAATTAAAAGATGATAATATAATTAAAGTTTTTTTACGTAGAATTGAAAAGTATTGATTAAATTTAAATTCAAATGGAGAACAATGAAAAGTGTATAAAAAGCCTTCTATTGAGCATATAATGCCTAAAGAAATGACTGATGAATGAAAATTTATGGCTAATAGCGGTAAAAAATACGATGAAAAAGCAGAAGATATATATAAAACTCATTTAAATATGTTAGGTAATCTGCTATTGATAAATTCACAAGATAATTCAAAGTTAAAAAATTATCCATTTAAAAAGAAAAAAGAAATATATAAAAAATTAGATATTCCAATCTCAAATATCCCATTCAATGTTGATTCTGATACTTTGTTAACAATCAATAATTTCACTTTTGAAATTATTGAACAAAGAACTATTAAATTAGCAAACATAGTTATAGAAAAAATATATGAACTTACATAG
- the miaA gene encoding tRNA (adenosine(37)-N6)-dimethylallyltransferase MiaA produces MSSTIIVIVGPTASGKTDLSIKLAKEFNGECINADATQIFCGTDIATNKITTEEMQGIKHHLLSTKKVNETYSVADFQKDGRKAIEKILKNNKTPIIIGGTGLYINALLRKYNFKSDDHIPGFNKKFDNLDNNQLWEILNQKDSISASQIHPNNRYRIIRALEIYELNGIKKSDLIVDNKEFYYDKILFIGINPDRSLLHSKINSRVLKLVDMGLFEEIEKAWIDNDKNKNAQALKCIGGPEIIGYLNKEYDYQTAISLMQRNNRRYARRQITWFKNQLKETNWFTHNYKNFELMCLDIVNFVKKRI; encoded by the coding sequence ATGAGTTCTACTATTATTGTAATAGTTGGTCCAACAGCTAGTGGAAAAACAGATTTATCTATCAAGTTAGCAAAAGAGTTTAATGGAGAGTGCATTAATGCTGATGCAACTCAAATTTTTTGTGGAACAGATATAGCAACAAATAAAATAACCACAGAAGAAATGCAAGGTATAAAACATCACTTATTATCAACTAAAAAAGTTAATGAAACTTATTCAGTTGCTGATTTTCAAAAAGATGGTAGAAAAGCAATTGAAAAAATTTTAAAAAACAATAAAACTCCAATTATTATTGGAGGAACTGGTTTATATATAAATGCTTTATTAAGAAAATATAACTTTAAAAGTGATGATCATATCCCTGGATTTAACAAAAAATTTGATAATTTAGATAACAATCAACTTTGAGAAATATTAAATCAAAAAGATTCTATTAGTGCTAGTCAAATTCATCCTAATAATCGTTATCGTATTATAAGAGCTTTAGAAATATATGAGCTTAATGGAATAAAAAAAAGTGATTTAATAGTTGATAATAAAGAATTTTATTATGATAAAATATTATTTATAGGAATAAATCCTGACAGAAGCTTATTACACTCAAAAATTAACTCAAGAGTTTTAAAATTAGTTGATATGGGATTATTTGAAGAGATAGAAAAAGCATGGATAGATAACGATAAAAATAAAAATGCACAAGCCCTTAAATGTATTGGTGGTCCAGAAATTATTGGTTATTTAAATAAAGAATATGATTATCAAACAGCAATTAGTTTAATGCAAAGAAATAATCGAAGATATGCAAGAAGGCAGATCACATGGTTTAAAAATCAATTAAAAGAGACTAATTGATTTACACATAACTATAAAAACTTTGAATTAATGTGTCTAGATATTGTAAATTTTGTAAAAAAAAGAATATAA
- a CDS encoding MurR/RpiR family transcriptional regulator: MISIYERIENLVKDNKNTTFKLIAKQILEDFNNGIFKSQNELAVACYVSMSTITQFSKAAQCEGYKELAIRLKIEYENAMVAAPVKEEINYKELDTKSLEVINDWAMSSADFILELAKQINTKKKIWIAPSFQTSPAARHFENILRNQGIDVHVMDSAINLELVRHVDFKDELILVIMTGRDTITLSRILEYLEKITKNVYVITTNNHTEEIPDVNGWKKILINYALSGDYKYRAQALMTLFLLIAEKIDGTTMSNIRLVG; encoded by the coding sequence ATGATATCTATATATGAAAGAATCGAAAATCTTGTAAAAGACAATAAAAATACCACTTTTAAATTAATTGCAAAGCAAATTTTAGAAGATTTTAATAATGGTATTTTTAAAAGTCAAAATGAGTTAGCAGTTGCATGTTATGTTTCTATGTCTACAATCACGCAATTTTCTAAAGCTGCTCAATGCGAAGGATATAAAGAACTTGCAATTAGATTAAAGATTGAATATGAAAATGCAATGGTTGCTGCTCCTGTTAAAGAAGAAATAAATTATAAAGAATTAGATACAAAATCTTTAGAGGTAATTAATGATTGAGCAATGTCTTCTGCTGATTTTATTTTAGAATTAGCAAAACAAATTAATACTAAGAAAAAAATATGAATTGCACCATCATTTCAAACAAGTCCTGCAGCTAGACATTTTGAAAATATCTTAAGAAATCAAGGAATTGATGTTCATGTTATGGATAGTGCTATAAACTTAGAACTTGTAAGACATGTTGATTTTAAAGATGAATTAATTTTAGTTATTATGACCGGAAGAGATACAATCACACTTTCAAGAATTTTAGAATATCTTGAAAAAATCACAAAAAATGTTTATGTTATTACAACAAATAATCACACTGAAGAAATACCTGATGTAAATGGTTGAAAAAAAATCCTTATAAACTACGCTTTAAGTGGTGATTATAAATATAGAGCACAAGCATTAATGACTTTATTTTTATTAATTGCAGAAAAAATTGATGGAACTACTATGTCAAATATAAGATTAGTAGGGTAG
- a CDS encoding DxFTY motif-containing membrane protein, giving the protein MKKDENNKNMWQSFNDQRTDFFVSVGYLLIECIIPGILIWVLIGNDFSFSFNKNLPHPIIGYVFLVCIIYLIYSVLCTCFIYHLNGHKADNFTYVVTIAIVFFVLILLGYAFKQNNTIFIIIKLVIILLSAVVAVTAGVFLTYIARNNEFKRKELVEGYLKDQREGKSLSEKMIKRIESYNLMIKKREEKQKKFDELKAKLDLKIEQEYQLQKQREEEKKNRIIKKLDKKEELQRAKQQKKENKKNKIEFK; this is encoded by the coding sequence ATGAAAAAAGATGAAAATAATAAAAATATGTGACAAAGCTTTAATGATCAAAGAACGGATTTCTTTGTAAGTGTAGGGTATTTGTTAATTGAGTGTATTATCCCAGGTATTTTGATTTGAGTTTTGATAGGAAATGACTTCTCATTTTCTTTCAATAAAAATCTACCTCATCCAATCATTGGTTATGTATTTTTAGTATGTATAATTTATTTAATTTATAGTGTTTTATGTACTTGTTTTATCTATCACTTAAATGGTCATAAAGCAGATAACTTCACTTATGTAGTAACAATAGCAATTGTATTTTTTGTATTAATTTTATTAGGGTATGCATTTAAACAAAATAATACTATATTTATAATTATTAAATTAGTTATTATTTTATTATCAGCAGTAGTTGCTGTAACTGCAGGAGTATTTTTAACTTATATTGCAAGAAATAATGAGTTTAAAAGAAAAGAGTTAGTTGAAGGTTATTTAAAAGATCAACGAGAAGGTAAATCATTAAGTGAAAAAATGATTAAAAGAATTGAATCTTATAATTTAATGATTAAAAAACGAGAAGAAAAGCAAAAGAAATTTGATGAACTTAAAGCAAAGCTTGATTTAAAAATTGAACAAGAATATCAATTACAAAAACAAAGAGAAGAAGAAAAGAAAAATCGTATTATTAAAAAACTAGATAAAAAAGAAGAATTACAAAGAGCAAAACAACAAAAAAAAGAAAATAAAAAAAATAAAATTGAGTTTAAATAA
- a CDS encoding phosphotransferase family protein, with amino-acid sequence MNFNFKGLTNDIKIDNLKVIKVSKDISEKYLDKQNEINVLIAFMSAKQEIMIKPRTIDFENNHLVSSFKILINYKSLEEIEINHQIIDLVVNGINQFHDIKFDFSFIKRFNYADFLKFFKENIKKPLYDLSQNINKVLEYANDLQQLPAIISHNDLVPGNILIHKNNDLKFIDYDYVQLNDKFFDLASFITETLNDKKDLIDYFVKKAIKNNLIEKNELHILNKCIAYQDVLWTLWANYMYENTNEYIYLQIAQEKYQRSNDRYEIVI; translated from the coding sequence ATGAATTTTAATTTTAAAGGTCTAACAAATGACATTAAAATCGATAATTTAAAAGTAATAAAAGTATCTAAAGATATTAGTGAAAAATATTTAGATAAACAAAATGAAATAAATGTATTAATTGCATTTATGAGTGCAAAACAAGAAATTATGATAAAACCAAGAACTATTGATTTTGAAAATAATCATTTAGTAAGTAGTTTTAAAATATTAATTAATTATAAAAGTCTAGAAGAAATTGAAATTAATCATCAAATCATTGATTTAGTAGTTAATGGAATTAATCAATTTCATGATATTAAATTTGATTTTAGTTTTATTAAAAGATTTAACTATGCTGACTTTTTAAAATTTTTTAAAGAAAATATTAAAAAACCATTATATGACTTAAGTCAAAATATCAACAAAGTTTTAGAATATGCAAATGATTTACAACAATTGCCAGCTATAATTAGTCATAATGATTTAGTACCGGGAAATATTTTGATACATAAAAATAATGATTTGAAATTTATTGATTATGATTATGTTCAATTAAATGATAAGTTCTTTGATTTAGCAAGTTTTATAACAGAGACTTTAAATGATAAAAAAGATTTAATAGATTATTTTGTAAAAAAAGCAATAAAAAATAATTTAATAGAAAAAAATGAATTGCATATCTTAAATAAATGTATTGCTTATCAAGATGTATTATGAACTTTATGAGCAAATTATATGTATGAAAATACAAATGAGTACATCTATTTACAAATTGCACAAGAAAAATATCAAAGATCAAATGATAGATATGAAATAGTTATATAA
- the rdgB gene encoding RdgB/HAM1 family non-canonical purine NTP pyrophosphatase codes for MKKTIWLATNSEDKIKEFNFLLDYFEIKTLKDIDKNIDIVEDGITFVDNAMIKAKYLSNLVKGIIIADDSGLCINNLNGFPGVHSKRWAGENISDWNIINNKLLDILKANDLNTIEKRSAYFNCTLAMIDTDSNISEIFEGKVDGYIGFDQAGSEGFAYDKVFIPNGYDKTFAQLGFEIKQQLSHRSIAIKKLANHLKNNYKF; via the coding sequence ATGAAAAAAACAATATGATTAGCAACTAATAGTGAAGATAAAATAAAAGAGTTTAATTTTTTATTAGATTATTTTGAAATTAAAACTTTAAAAGATATTGATAAAAATATAGATATTGTTGAAGATGGAATTACATTTGTTGACAATGCGATGATTAAAGCAAAATATTTATCTAATTTAGTTAAAGGGATAATTATTGCAGATGATTCAGGGTTATGTATTAATAATTTAAATGGATTTCCAGGAGTTCATTCAAAAAGATGAGCTGGAGAAAATATAAGCGATTGAAACATTATAAATAATAAATTATTAGATATTTTAAAAGCAAATGATTTAAATACTATTGAAAAGAGAAGTGCTTATTTTAACTGCACATTAGCTATGATTGATACTGATTCAAATATAAGTGAGATTTTTGAAGGTAAAGTTGATGGATATATTGGTTTTGATCAAGCTGGAAGTGAAGGTTTTGCTTATGACAAGGTATTTATTCCAAATGGATATGATAAAACTTTTGCTCAATTAGGATTTGAAATTAAACAACAATTAAGTCACAGAAGTATAGCTATAAAAAAATTAGCAAATCATTTAAAAAATAATTATAAATTTTAA